A single Acidobacteriota bacterium DNA region contains:
- a CDS encoding MBL fold metallo-hydrolase — protein sequence MARAFASAGDLAEKQISFTEVGEGLWAFTAEGDPNSGVIIGDDCVMVVEAQATPLLANKVIEKVRSVTDKPITHLVLTHYHAVRVLGASAFDAQQVIMSDAARSMVAERGQEDWDSEFQRMPRLFEGHESIPGLTWPTTTFSGRMTVYLGKRRVDILQVGRAHTAGDAVIRVPDEQVLFTGDIVEYHSACYCGDGHFLDWGGTLDRIASFRPSAIAPGRGDALVGERMVVEAIESTRDFVDSTYKPTARVAARGGTLKEAFEATRAVCDPKFSDYAIYEHCLPFNVARAYDEARGIDTPRIWTAQRDLEMWAALQD from the coding sequence ATGGCAAGGGCGTTCGCGTCGGCGGGGGACCTCGCCGAGAAGCAGATCAGCTTCACCGAGGTCGGCGAGGGGCTTTGGGCCTTCACGGCGGAGGGCGACCCCAACTCCGGCGTGATCATCGGCGACGACTGCGTCATGGTGGTCGAGGCGCAGGCGACGCCGCTGCTCGCGAACAAGGTGATCGAGAAGGTGCGCTCCGTGACCGACAAGCCGATCACGCACCTGGTCCTCACGCACTACCACGCGGTGCGGGTGCTCGGGGCGTCGGCCTTCGACGCGCAGCAGGTCATCATGTCCGACGCCGCCCGCTCGATGGTCGCCGAGCGCGGCCAGGAGGACTGGGACAGCGAGTTCCAGCGCATGCCGCGCCTGTTCGAAGGGCACGAGTCGATCCCCGGCCTGACCTGGCCGACCACGACCTTCTCGGGCCGGATGACGGTCTACCTCGGCAAGCGCCGGGTCGACATCCTCCAGGTGGGCCGCGCCCACACCGCCGGCGACGCCGTCATCCGGGTGCCGGACGAGCAGGTGCTCTTCACCGGCGACATCGTGGAGTACCACTCGGCCTGCTACTGCGGCGACGGGCACTTCCTCGACTGGGGCGGGACGCTCGACCGGATCGCCTCCTTCCGGCCGAGCGCGATCGCGCCCGGCCGCGGCGACGCGCTGGTCGGAGAGCGAATGGTGGTCGAGGCGATCGAGAGCACGCGCGACTTCGTCGACTCGACTTACAAGCCGACAGCGCGGGTCGCCGCTCGGGGCGGGACGCTCAAGGAGGCCTTCGAGGCCACGCGGGCGGTCTGCGATCCGAAGTTCTCCGACTACGCGATCTACGAGCACTGCCTGCCCTTCAACGTCGCGCGGGCATACGACGAGGCGCGGGGGATCGACACGCCGCGCATCTGGACCGCGCAGCGCGACCTCGAGATGTGGGCGGCGCTGCAGGATTGA
- the hmgA gene encoding homogentisate 1,2-dioxygenase: protein MTGRRIVQAETPCGTTPGYMPGFGNDFETEALPGALPQGQNSPQRCAYGLYAEQLSGTPFTAPQGENERTWCYRIRPSVRHTSRFRSIDLPYWRSAPHIVDDVVSLGQYRWDPVPHTAEALTFLTGMRTMTTAGDVNTQVGMAAHVYLATESMVDEYFYSADSELLVVPQEGRLVFWTELGRIDLEPREIAILPRGMVFRVEVAEGPARGFVCENYGAKFRLPNRGPIGANCLANPRDFKTPVAAFEDREVPSRLVVKWCGRFHASDIGQSPLDIVAWHGNYAPSKYGLEAFAPVGAILFDHPDPSIFTVLTAPSGVPGTANIDFVLFRDRWSVAEHTFRPPWYHKNIMSELMGNIYGIYDAKPEGFVPGGLSLHNMMLPHGPDADAFEAATSAELAPKKLENTMSFMFETRFPQHLTEFAAREAPLQDDYTDCWTGLEKRFDPSDG from the coding sequence ATGACGGGACGCCGGATCGTCCAGGCCGAAACCCCCTGCGGGACGACACCGGGCTACATGCCCGGGTTCGGCAATGACTTCGAGACCGAAGCGCTGCCGGGCGCGCTGCCGCAGGGCCAGAACAGCCCGCAGCGTTGCGCCTACGGCCTCTATGCCGAACAGCTCTCGGGCACCCCGTTCACGGCGCCCCAGGGCGAGAACGAGCGCACCTGGTGCTACCGCATCCGCCCTTCGGTCAGGCACACGTCGCGCTTTCGGAGCATCGACCTGCCGTACTGGCGTTCGGCGCCCCACATCGTCGACGACGTCGTCTCGCTCGGCCAGTACCGCTGGGATCCGGTGCCCCACACGGCGGAGGCGCTGACTTTCCTGACCGGCATGCGCACGATGACGACCGCCGGCGACGTGAACACCCAGGTCGGGATGGCCGCCCACGTCTATCTGGCCACGGAGAGCATGGTCGACGAGTACTTCTACTCGGCCGACTCGGAACTGCTCGTCGTGCCCCAGGAGGGACGGCTTGTCTTCTGGACGGAACTCGGCCGGATCGACCTCGAGCCGCGCGAGATCGCGATCCTGCCTCGCGGCATGGTCTTTCGCGTGGAGGTCGCCGAGGGCCCGGCCCGGGGCTTCGTGTGCGAGAACTACGGCGCGAAGTTCCGGCTGCCCAACCGCGGGCCGATCGGTGCCAACTGCCTCGCCAATCCCCGCGACTTCAAGACGCCCGTCGCGGCGTTCGAGGATCGCGAGGTCCCGTCACGGCTGGTGGTCAAGTGGTGCGGCCGTTTCCATGCGTCCGACATCGGGCAGTCGCCGCTCGACATCGTCGCCTGGCACGGCAACTACGCGCCTTCGAAGTACGGCCTGGAGGCCTTCGCGCCGGTCGGCGCGATCCTCTTCGACCACCCCGATCCGTCGATCTTCACGGTCCTGACCGCGCCGTCGGGTGTGCCCGGCACCGCCAACATCGACTTCGTGCTCTTCCGCGATCGCTGGAGCGTCGCGGAGCACACCTTCCGGCCGCCCTGGTACCACAAGAACATCATGTCGGAGCTGATGGGCAACATCTACGGCATCTACGACGCCAAGCCGGAGGGCTTCGTGCCGGGCGGCCTGTCGCTGCACAACATGATGCTGCCCCACGGGCCCGACGCCGACGCCTTCGAGGCCGCGACATCCGCCGAACTGGCGCCGAAGAAGCTCGAGAACACGATGAGCTTCATGTTCGAGACCCGCTTCCCGCAGCACCTGACCGAGTTCGCGGCCCGGGAGGCGCCGCTCCAGGACGACTACACCGACTGCTGGACGGGGCTCGAGAAGCGCTTCGACCCGAGCGACGGCTGA
- a CDS encoding glutathione S-transferase family protein → MSLILYGAHLSPFVRKADALLREKGAPFELESVNIMPMPDWFKEISPARRIPVLRDTDVGEEGPAGTIPDSSAICAYIEQKFPEPAFYPADPYERGRAVWLEEYCDTELAMAIGLGIFRPIQFKRFMGEEPDVDTARKTYEERLPRRLDYLEGEVGDGPFLVGDALTIADISLACQIAQFEFVAGPLDASRWPGVAGLVERLTGRDSFLPCLTICRKIVKQEPVDLSAA, encoded by the coding sequence ATGAGCCTGATCCTCTACGGAGCCCACCTCTCTCCCTTCGTTCGGAAGGCGGATGCCCTGCTACGTGAGAAGGGGGCGCCTTTCGAGCTCGAGAGCGTCAACATCATGCCGATGCCCGACTGGTTCAAGGAGATCAGTCCGGCGCGCCGCATTCCGGTGTTGCGCGATACGGACGTGGGCGAGGAAGGCCCGGCGGGCACGATCCCCGATTCGTCCGCGATCTGCGCCTACATCGAGCAGAAGTTCCCGGAGCCCGCGTTCTATCCTGCGGATCCCTACGAACGCGGCCGCGCCGTCTGGCTGGAGGAGTACTGCGACACCGAGCTGGCGATGGCGATCGGCCTCGGGATCTTCCGCCCGATCCAGTTCAAACGGTTCATGGGCGAGGAGCCCGATGTGGACACGGCCAGGAAGACGTATGAGGAACGGCTTCCGCGGCGTCTGGACTATCTCGAGGGCGAAGTCGGTGACGGACCGTTCCTGGTTGGAGACGCGCTCACGATCGCGGACATCTCGCTCGCGTGTCAGATCGCCCAGTTCGAGTTCGTCGCCGGGCCGCTCGACGCGTCGCGGTGGCCCGGTGTGGCCGGTCTCGTCGAGCGCTTGACGGGGCGGGACAGCTTTCTGCCTTGCCTCACGATCTGTCGGAAGATCGTGAAGCAGGAGCCCGTCGATCTGAGCGCGGCTTGA
- a CDS encoding protein-disulfide reductase DsbD family protein yields MSVFLADEALKFEYRSTLHVRFEVADGYHIYADPLPDGFIASTATVVPTKGVRTGEPVYPATSEREFPQLDVTLNVYEEGTIDIAIPIALNAEILNWPIQDKPTEIEIPVDVVYQACSETVCYVPKEETVVLKAPIEPLVMPGRRR; encoded by the coding sequence GTGTCTGTCTTCCTCGCCGACGAGGCGCTCAAGTTCGAGTACAGGAGCACGCTCCACGTGCGGTTCGAGGTCGCCGACGGCTACCACATCTACGCGGACCCCCTGCCGGACGGCTTCATCGCGTCCACGGCGACCGTCGTGCCGACCAAGGGCGTGAGAACAGGCGAGCCGGTCTACCCGGCGACGTCCGAGCGCGAGTTCCCCCAGCTCGACGTGACGCTCAACGTCTACGAGGAAGGCACGATCGACATTGCGATCCCGATCGCCCTGAACGCCGAGATTCTCAACTGGCCGATTCAGGACAAGCCGACCGAGATCGAGATTCCGGTCGACGTGGTCTACCAGGCCTGCAGCGAGACGGTCTGCTACGTGCCGAAGGAAGAGACGGTCGTGCTCAAGGCGCCGATCGAACCGCTGGTGATGCCGGGTCGTCGCAGATAG
- a CDS encoding sulfatase-like hydrolase/transferase, with product MNRCGARRGLVALGLAVAFAAGTVGTAAQFQPAEIGPTQTIDWQSGTDPQGRPAGERPPNIVVILADDLGWNDLSWLGGGVAGGTVPTPHIDSLARDGVHFANGYSANGTCAPSRAALMTGRYGTRFGFEFTPTPPGFATMVPRLSSTEGRLRQTSGNTEGASLPIDEKGVPPSEITLAELLKPAGYHTVHIGKWHLGVGDGMRAHEQGFDESLLMRSGLYLPEDDPNVVNSKQEFDGIDRFLWRFMRYEASFNDTPAFEPGGYLTDYYTDQAVQVIEANKDRPFLLYLAHWAVHTPLQALRADYEALSHIEEHRLRVYAAMVRSLDRSVGRVLEALRENGLEENTLVFFTSDNGAPAYIGLPRVNEPFRGWKISFFEGGIHVPFLLKWPARLSAGQVYEDPVHGFDIFATAAAAAGVDLPGDRTIDGVDLVPHVLGEVEGAPHDRLFWRTGDYQVVLADGWKLQISEPPGGVWLFNMKKDPTEQHNLADSEPERVAALKKLLAEHNEEQAPPIWPWATRSPVNIDKTLLDPDAPEDEHIYWYN from the coding sequence ATGAATCGATGCGGCGCACGACGCGGCCTGGTCGCCCTCGGACTCGCGGTGGCCTTCGCGGCCGGAACCGTGGGCACGGCTGCACAGTTTCAGCCCGCCGAGATCGGTCCGACCCAGACCATCGACTGGCAGTCCGGCACCGATCCCCAAGGACGGCCCGCCGGCGAGAGACCGCCCAACATCGTCGTCATCCTCGCCGACGACCTGGGCTGGAACGACCTGAGCTGGCTCGGCGGCGGCGTCGCGGGCGGCACGGTGCCGACCCCGCACATCGACTCGCTGGCACGTGACGGCGTCCACTTCGCCAACGGCTACTCGGCGAACGGCACCTGCGCGCCGTCACGAGCCGCCCTGATGACCGGTCGCTACGGCACCCGCTTCGGTTTCGAGTTCACGCCGACGCCGCCGGGGTTCGCCACGATGGTGCCCCGGCTCTCGAGCACGGAAGGCAGACTCCGGCAGACGAGCGGCAACACGGAAGGGGCTTCGCTTCCCATCGACGAGAAGGGTGTGCCGCCGTCCGAGATCACGCTCGCCGAACTGCTCAAGCCGGCCGGCTACCACACCGTGCACATCGGCAAGTGGCACCTCGGTGTGGGCGACGGCATGCGGGCCCACGAGCAGGGCTTCGACGAGAGCCTGCTCATGAGGAGCGGCCTGTACCTGCCCGAGGACGACCCGAACGTCGTCAACTCGAAGCAGGAGTTCGATGGGATCGACCGTTTCCTGTGGCGCTTCATGCGCTACGAGGCGTCTTTCAACGACACTCCCGCCTTCGAACCCGGCGGGTACCTGACCGACTACTACACCGACCAGGCGGTCCAGGTCATCGAGGCCAACAAGGACCGGCCCTTCCTTCTCTACCTGGCGCACTGGGCGGTGCACACGCCGCTCCAGGCGCTGCGCGCCGACTACGAGGCGCTGTCCCACATCGAGGAGCATCGCCTGCGGGTCTACGCCGCGATGGTGCGCTCACTCGACCGCAGCGTCGGCCGGGTGCTCGAGGCGCTGCGCGAGAACGGCCTCGAAGAGAATACGCTCGTCTTCTTCACCTCCGACAACGGGGCGCCGGCCTACATCGGTCTGCCGCGCGTCAACGAGCCGTTCCGCGGCTGGAAGATCAGCTTCTTCGAGGGCGGCATCCACGTGCCGTTCCTCCTGAAGTGGCCTGCTCGCCTCAGCGCAGGCCAGGTCTACGAAGACCCGGTGCACGGCTTCGACATCTTCGCGACCGCGGCAGCCGCGGCCGGAGTCGATCTGCCCGGCGACCGGACAATCGACGGCGTCGACCTGGTGCCGCACGTCCTGGGTGAGGTCGAAGGCGCGCCGCACGACCGTCTCTTCTGGCGCACCGGCGACTATCAGGTCGTCCTCGCCGACGGCTGGAAACTCCAGATCAGCGAACCCCCCGGGGGAGTATGGCTCTTCAACATGAAGAAGGACCCCACCGAGCAGCACAACCTCGCCGACTCCGAGCCGGAGCGGGTCGCGGCCCTGAAGAAGCTCCTCGCCGAGCACAACGAGGAGCAGGCGCCGCCGATCTGGCCCTGGGCCACCCGAAGCCCGGTCAACATCGACAAGACGCTGCTCGACCCGGACGCTCCGGAAGACGAGCACATCTACTGGTACAACTGA
- a CDS encoding DUF3696 domain-containing protein produces the protein MSRLDVLRIGNFKAFGRTQRVPLRPITLLFGANSSGKSSVIHSLALAQHAAETGDVDVHRTSVGGDSIDLGGYRSYVHRRYWWNHQVELAFEWSDGTAARRLGLPEASRVGIELSISADGADSVAGALVSRYALLVDGAPLLTMSARSGGVLVLDLLDADHSAFKGVFSQRPPLVPASIARTGQLLPAAEAVVGAGAEPGRKLFPRFRRASGHQRPAGALESGRENRLRQLLDGAAAPVEEALGSFRYLGPLRSYPPRQLNSSSGAVDPNWLAGGGHAWDVVRTNDGVRGRVNEWLGDTGRLKTPYELQVQELLPAGDLEFELGLRLGETLDQAALKLLEEVERSESQAARSELASTPFSDQGESLARVLELIRQGTDKRSAADNEVLDGEIANVVGDIIESDTVAEGWIRDAVAGRRGEARSELSLIDKRSVTPVSHRDVGIGVSQLLPVLVAAFASSDKWIAIEQPEIHLHPALQAELGDVFLESALGEAGNRFLIETHSEHLMLRILRRIRETSDGEEVGFPVKPEDVAVLYVEPGSEGAEVVHIPITPDGDFAHPWPDGFFDEREEELF, from the coding sequence ATGAGTCGTCTGGACGTTCTCCGTATCGGCAACTTCAAGGCCTTCGGTCGTACGCAGCGCGTGCCGTTGCGGCCCATCACGCTGCTGTTTGGCGCGAACAGCTCCGGCAAGTCCAGCGTGATCCACTCCCTCGCGCTGGCGCAGCACGCCGCCGAGACGGGTGATGTCGACGTCCATCGGACCAGCGTCGGCGGCGACTCCATCGACTTGGGAGGGTATCGGAGTTACGTCCACCGGAGGTACTGGTGGAACCATCAGGTCGAACTCGCTTTCGAATGGTCGGATGGTACAGCGGCCAGAAGGTTGGGGCTCCCCGAAGCAAGCCGTGTCGGCATTGAGTTGAGCATCTCGGCAGATGGGGCTGACAGTGTGGCAGGTGCGCTCGTGTCCCGTTACGCCCTGCTGGTAGACGGAGCGCCGCTGCTCACGATGAGCGCTCGAAGCGGCGGCGTCTTGGTACTTGATCTGCTCGACGCAGACCACTCGGCGTTCAAGGGTGTCTTCAGCCAACGCCCCCCTTTGGTGCCGGCCTCGATAGCGCGCACTGGCCAGCTCCTGCCGGCAGCCGAGGCCGTCGTAGGGGCCGGGGCTGAACCGGGTCGCAAGCTGTTTCCTCGCTTCAGGCGGGCGTCGGGACACCAGCGCCCGGCTGGAGCTCTCGAATCCGGGCGCGAGAATCGCCTTAGGCAGCTACTCGACGGCGCCGCGGCGCCGGTCGAAGAAGCTCTCGGCAGTTTCCGCTATCTGGGCCCCCTTCGCTCATACCCGCCTCGGCAGTTGAACTCGTCTTCCGGAGCCGTCGATCCCAACTGGCTTGCCGGAGGAGGCCATGCGTGGGACGTGGTTCGGACGAACGATGGCGTCAGGGGACGGGTAAACGAGTGGCTGGGAGACACCGGCCGTCTGAAGACGCCGTACGAGCTCCAGGTTCAGGAGCTGCTTCCCGCCGGAGATCTGGAGTTCGAACTGGGATTGAGACTTGGCGAGACGCTGGACCAAGCTGCGCTGAAACTGCTTGAGGAAGTGGAGCGCAGTGAGTCCCAGGCCGCCCGGTCCGAGTTGGCCTCGACGCCGTTCTCCGACCAAGGCGAGTCTCTAGCCAGGGTGCTGGAACTGATTCGCCAAGGTACGGATAAACGGTCAGCTGCCGACAACGAGGTTCTCGACGGCGAGATTGCAAACGTCGTTGGCGACATCATCGAGTCTGACACTGTCGCCGAGGGCTGGATCCGGGACGCGGTCGCCGGGAGGCGCGGCGAAGCACGTTCTGAACTCTCATTGATCGACAAGCGATCCGTTACACCGGTGAGCCATCGCGATGTCGGCATCGGCGTAAGCCAGTTGCTACCCGTGCTGGTCGCGGCGTTTGCCTCCAGTGACAAGTGGATCGCTATCGAGCAGCCGGAAATCCACCTGCATCCCGCACTGCAGGCGGAGCTTGGCGACGTCTTCCTGGAGTCTGCGCTGGGTGAGGCCGGCAACCGCTTTCTGATCGAGACGCACAGCGAGCACCTGATGCTGAGGATTCTGCGTCGTATCCGCGAGACCTCCGACGGCGAGGAAGTCGGCTTCCCGGTCAAGCCGGAGGACGTTGCGGTGCTCTATGTGGAGCCGGGTTCCGAGGGTGCGGAAGTCGTCCACATTCCCATCACACCCGACGGCGACTTCGCGCATCCTTGGCCGGACGGGTTCTTCGACGAACGCGAAGAGGAACTGTTCTGA
- a CDS encoding restriction endonuclease subunit S, which yields MGWAEGALGTVCDVRLGGPAQRVSPEHRGGGIPWVTPRDLARDGAWVVTRTARSLEDESAKHLGNGLLPAGSVLLSAAGRIGLIAIAGTHVVAGPGVLGFVCGDAIDSWYLFAWFRLRRSWLRSLGQGPLRSLLVADVKDVRLPIPPMERQSDFREAARRLQEARRRAGVVGDHLTDLARWFPEPRGAASREAGAPVLNEEASARSAALCGDTP from the coding sequence ATGGGCTGGGCAGAAGGTGCCTTGGGCACTGTCTGCGACGTCCGCCTAGGCGGGCCGGCCCAACGAGTCTCGCCGGAGCATCGTGGTGGCGGCATTCCATGGGTAACCCCGAGGGACTTGGCCCGCGACGGCGCATGGGTGGTGACCAGAACCGCGCGCTCGCTCGAGGACGAGAGCGCGAAGCACCTCGGCAACGGGCTTCTCCCGGCGGGATCCGTGCTGCTGAGCGCCGCGGGTAGGATCGGACTCATCGCGATTGCCGGGACACACGTAGTTGCAGGACCGGGTGTCCTAGGTTTCGTGTGCGGCGACGCGATCGACTCCTGGTACCTCTTCGCCTGGTTCAGGCTCCGTCGCTCGTGGCTGCGGTCTCTCGGTCAGGGGCCGCTTCGGAGTCTCCTCGTCGCGGACGTGAAGGACGTTCGGCTTCCCATCCCTCCGATGGAACGTCAGAGCGACTTTCGCGAGGCGGCGCGGCGACTGCAGGAAGCCCGGCGCCGAGCGGGCGTCGTGGGCGATCACCTGACCGACCTTGCTCGGTGGTTCCCGGAGCCCAGGGGAGCCGCTTCCCGTGAGGCCGGAGCGCCCGTGCTCAATGAGGAGGCGTCGGCGCGATCGGCGGCCCTCTGCGGGGACACGCCATGA
- a CDS encoding class I SAM-dependent DNA methyltransferase: MPPLPEPTMKKELQDRLDLLTSLVRGGAGENDLLEPIDAVEQIALLISLKLLDEEEEDRLRIGAERGGAALVEEGLFPHQTQRYRWSRWRSLEAEDRLAFVRDDVLPYMASLGGMDRQTAAFFRGTTLRIEDPETFRRIVDEVDAITLNQSRTDDGGEALEYVLTNLQDTGSSPIGEFRTPRRLRKLMVKMLDPAAGETIHDPACGTGGFLVDAAEHVRGKTGGAGEDLPEPAGRGRFLHGTELNRTVARIATANLALHGLRGARLDNGDALDDLGEPLFAGRRNEYDVVLSNPPMGNRYRRERVRGDLPVSSARIGMLFPLLLAESLAPGGRCAMVVPDLMLQGRSRTHGELRQWLLRRFQILAVVSLPPSTFRPYSSLRASVVLFRRPALSQRQAAAATRCVWFHELGSDALASSRGCRADQVTADSSGVAPLLTQWEAYRASGFREPVGNEALAVLPRSSEEPRSWWAPFEMIAENGCVLAASRYRPVVPEPLPDEDPAELIRDAIEIERKLVAGLEQVLRAVEA, encoded by the coding sequence ATGCCGCCCCTCCCCGAACCGACGATGAAGAAGGAACTCCAGGACCGACTCGACCTCCTGACGAGCCTCGTTCGTGGCGGGGCCGGCGAGAACGATCTTCTTGAACCCATCGACGCTGTCGAGCAGATCGCCCTGCTGATCAGCCTGAAGCTGCTCGATGAGGAGGAGGAAGACCGGTTGCGGATAGGCGCGGAGCGCGGGGGGGCAGCCCTGGTGGAGGAGGGTCTCTTCCCCCACCAGACGCAGCGCTACCGCTGGAGCCGATGGCGCTCGCTGGAGGCAGAGGACCGGCTCGCGTTCGTGCGGGACGACGTGCTCCCCTACATGGCGTCGCTCGGGGGGATGGATCGCCAGACCGCTGCGTTCTTCCGCGGCACCACGCTCCGGATCGAGGATCCGGAGACCTTCCGGCGGATCGTCGACGAGGTCGACGCGATCACCCTGAACCAGTCTAGGACTGATGATGGAGGAGAGGCGCTCGAGTACGTACTGACGAACCTCCAGGACACAGGGTCCTCACCCATCGGCGAGTTCCGCACTCCTCGACGCCTCCGTAAGTTGATGGTCAAAATGCTCGACCCTGCCGCTGGCGAGACGATCCACGATCCGGCTTGCGGAACGGGAGGATTTCTGGTCGACGCAGCGGAGCACGTTCGGGGTAAGACCGGAGGGGCTGGAGAGGACCTGCCCGAACCAGCCGGAAGAGGCAGGTTCCTGCATGGCACGGAACTCAATCGAACGGTCGCCCGGATCGCTACGGCGAACTTGGCGCTTCACGGACTGCGAGGGGCGCGGCTCGACAACGGGGACGCACTCGACGATCTCGGCGAGCCGCTCTTTGCGGGGCGACGCAACGAGTACGACGTTGTGCTCTCGAACCCGCCGATGGGCAATCGCTATCGCAGGGAAAGAGTGCGCGGCGACCTGCCGGTCTCGTCCGCCAGAATCGGCATGCTGTTTCCGCTGCTTCTGGCGGAGTCTCTGGCCCCGGGCGGGCGCTGTGCAATGGTGGTCCCCGACCTCATGTTGCAGGGCCGCTCACGAACGCACGGCGAACTGCGCCAGTGGCTCCTCCGGCGGTTCCAGATCCTGGCCGTCGTGTCCCTCCCGCCTTCCACCTTTCGGCCATACAGCAGCCTCAGGGCGTCCGTCGTCCTCTTCCGACGTCCGGCCCTCAGTCAGCGGCAGGCAGCGGCGGCCACCCGCTGCGTCTGGTTTCACGAGCTTGGCAGCGATGCTCTTGCAAGCAGCCGAGGCTGCCGTGCCGACCAGGTGACGGCGGACTCAAGCGGCGTTGCCCCCCTGCTCACTCAATGGGAGGCCTACCGAGCGTCCGGCTTCCGTGAGCCGGTAGGTAACGAGGCCCTTGCCGTGTTGCCCCGGAGCAGCGAAGAACCGCGTTCTTGGTGGGCGCCGTTCGAGATGATCGCCGAGAACGGCTGCGTTCTCGCCGCTTCTCGCTACAGGCCCGTCGTCCCGGAGCCGCTTCCCGACGAAGACCCGGCCGAGCTGATCCGCGACGCGATCGAGATCGAGAGGAAGCTGGTCGCCGGTCTCGAGCAGGTGCTGCGCGCGGTGGAGGCGTGA
- a CDS encoding sigma 54-interacting transcriptional regulator, translating to MHRVLVSWIGTADLRAPNEHAEVGTGPVAQALSARRFDEACLLTNQEPDAASRYRSWLRARSRDVRIRMVHENLTSPTDFGEIYAAAVRACEGAIDNAAETSLTFHLSPGTPAMAAIWLILANTRFPAALIESSREHGVRDVSVPFDISADFLPDLLRQSDRELERLAAGLPPEAPEFEEIIHRSPAMKRVVLRARRVAPRSVPVLIEGETGTGKELLARAIHRASPRGDRPFVAVNCGALPPELVESELFGHEKGAFTGASARRRGHFVSADGGTLFLDEIGELPLPAQVKLLRALQEGEVLPVGSSRPLKVDVRPVAATNRSLPSEVAAGRFREDLFYRLAVAVLRLPPLRERPGDLALLLDRFLEQVNREGAEQPGFVNKKLSVGARKVVLSHAWPGNVRELQNTLRRAAIWSSDETLTAEDMREALIPLAAGDRRETVLNRPLEEGLDLRELLADVARHYLERALEQTGGNKTEAARLVGLPSYQTFTNWMKRYGLTQ from the coding sequence ATGCACAGAGTCCTCGTCTCCTGGATCGGCACCGCGGATCTCCGCGCTCCCAACGAGCATGCCGAGGTCGGCACGGGGCCGGTCGCCCAAGCGCTTTCAGCACGGCGATTCGATGAGGCCTGCCTGCTCACGAACCAGGAGCCGGACGCCGCGAGCCGCTACCGGTCCTGGCTGAGGGCGCGATCACGCGACGTGCGGATTCGGATGGTCCATGAGAATCTGACCAGCCCGACCGACTTCGGCGAGATCTACGCCGCCGCGGTCCGCGCGTGCGAGGGAGCGATCGACAACGCGGCCGAAACCTCTCTCACCTTCCACCTGAGCCCCGGCACGCCGGCCATGGCGGCGATCTGGCTCATCCTCGCCAACACGCGCTTTCCTGCCGCACTCATCGAGTCCTCCCGCGAGCACGGCGTCCGCGACGTGTCCGTCCCGTTCGACATCAGCGCCGACTTCCTTCCCGACCTTCTGCGGCAGTCGGACCGGGAACTGGAACGGCTGGCGGCCGGACTTCCGCCGGAGGCGCCGGAGTTCGAGGAGATCATCCACCGGAGCCCGGCGATGAAGCGCGTCGTCCTGCGTGCGCGACGCGTCGCTCCGCGCTCCGTACCGGTCCTGATCGAGGGAGAGACCGGCACCGGCAAGGAACTGCTGGCGAGAGCGATCCACCGCGCAAGCCCCCGCGGTGACCGGCCCTTCGTGGCGGTCAACTGCGGCGCCCTGCCGCCCGAACTCGTCGAGTCCGAGCTCTTCGGCCACGAGAAGGGCGCCTTCACCGGCGCCTCGGCGCGCCGCAGAGGTCACTTCGTCAGCGCGGATGGCGGAACCCTCTTCCTCGACGAGATCGGTGAACTGCCCTTGCCGGCCCAGGTGAAGCTCCTGCGCGCGCTCCAGGAAGGCGAGGTCCTGCCGGTGGGAAGTTCGCGTCCGCTGAAGGTCGATGTCCGGCCGGTGGCCGCGACCAACCGTTCGTTGCCGTCCGAGGTGGCGGCCGGCCGCTTCCGAGAGGACCTCTTCTACCGTCTGGCCGTGGCGGTACTGCGCCTGCCCCCGCTGCGCGAGCGCCCGGGCGACTTGGCGCTCCTTCTCGACCGGTTCCTGGAACAGGTGAACCGCGAAGGGGCGGAACAGCCGGGATTCGTGAACAAGAAACTGTCTGTCGGCGCAAGAAAAGTGGTGCTCTCCCACGCTTGGCCCGGCAACGTGCGTGAACTCCAGAACACCCTCCGCCGCGCCGCCATCTGGTCCTCCGACGAGACCCTGACCGCTGAGGACATGCGGGAGGCTCTGATTCCTCTGGCCGCCGGCGACCGGCGCGAGACGGTACTGAACCGTCCGCTGGAAGAAGGCCTGGATCTCAGGGAACTCCTGGCAGATGTGGCCCGCCACTACCTTGAGCGAGCCCTGGAGCAGACAGGAGGAAACAAGACCGAGGCGGCCCGGCTCGTGGGCCTTCCCAGCTACCAGACCTTCACCAACTGGATGAAGCGTTATGGTCTGACGCAGTGA